Genomic segment of uncultured Tolumonas sp.:
GTGGTGTTCCTGCTGTTCCAGAAGAAATTTGTCAGAAGTATGGCGAGCGCTGGTGTGAAAGGCTGATTGGCAGGCACACAGACAACGACTTTTATACCGTTCGTACTTGAAGTTACAGCGTCGTTGACGGCGTTCACTCACCCCAATCACATAGTCTATCTATGTTTATGGGGGTTCGCTCTCTTGTCGCCTTGCTGCAACTCCAATTACTTTGGGTATAAGCATTGATGAAATAAAGATTTCGAGAAGGATTACCAGAATGGCTGATTTAAAACTGAATAAAGTCATCAAGCGTTTCGGTGAGGTTCAAACCATTCATGGGGTGGATCTGGATATTAAACATGGCGAATTCGTGGTGTTTGTTGGCCCGTCAGGTTGTGGTAAATCAACCCTGCTGCGCATGATCGCCGGGTTGGAGACCATCTCTGATGGCGAAGTGATCATCGATGGTCTGACGGTGAATGATGTGTCGCCGTCCGATCGCGGCATTGCCATGGTGTTCCAGTCTTATGCGCTTTATCCGCACATGACGGTGAAAGAAAATATGAGTTTTGGCCTGCGCTTGGCGAAACGACCAAAAGAAGAGATCGAACAACGTGTAGGTGAAGCCGCTCGTATTCTGAAATTAGAACCACTGCTCGATCGTTTGCCAAAACAACTCTCCGGTGGTCAGCGTCAGCGTGTCGCAATTGGTCGTACTATTGTGCGTAACCCGAAAGTGTTCTTGTTCGATGAACCGTTATCGAATCTGGATGCTGAGTTGCGTGTGCAGATGCGTGTGGAAATCTCCAAGCTACACGAACAACTTGGCAACACCATGGTTTACGTTACCCATGATCAGGTGGAAGCCATGACCATGGCCGACAAGATTGTGGTCTTACGCGACGGTCGTGTTGAGCAGGTTGGCGCACCATTAGAGCTGTATCACAACCCGGTGAACCAGTTCGTGGCCGGTTTTATCGGTTCACCACGCATGAATTTCCTCAATGCCCAAGTGTTGCAGATGGATGGCGTCAAAGCTCAGCTGCAATTATCTGGCGGCGAACAATTCTCCATGACCTTAGATCGTCCGGTGAAAGTCGGTGATGTATTACTGATGGGTATTCGCCCTGAACATCTGCTGATCGGCGAAACCGGTGATATCAACATCTCATTAAATGTCGATGTGGTGGAAGCGTTAGGGGGAACTACCTTCGCATATACCCAATATGCTGGCGAAGATCAGGTCGTAGTAGTCACGGATGGTAGTCATATCATTCCACGCGGCAAAACCATCGATGTGAGCTTTAAGCTCGAACATGCGCATCTGTTTGATACCAGCACTGCGGGCAGTCTGTTACAGCAACAGAAAGCGCCAATTGTTGCCAAAATTTTGTCTGCTGCCTGAGTGAAGAGTGAGGTAATCAATGTCAGTGAATAGAGACAAGTTACTGCATGATGTAGTAAGCCTGCTAAGTAAAAAACATGCTGGTAAAGATTTATCCGAATTTTTGGTGCGCCTTGGCGCCCAATTCGGTGAAGTATTTGTAAAATTCACTCGCTTGTATGGTGATCGGGCTGATTTCACTAATCGTTTTTCAGAACTGGTATTAGCGCTGGCAGAAATGCATCTGGCGCGGGAACCTGAATTACGCGATCTCGATCGGCAGCGTGAAGAAGACAAAGACTGGATCATGAGCCCGAACTGGGTAGCGACTATGTTGTATGTCGATCGGTTCAGTAAAAATCTGAAAGGCTTCATGCAGAAGATCGACTATCTGGAAGAGTTAGGCGTCAACTATGTGCACCTGATGCCGCTGTTGAAAATGCCACAAGAAGCCAATGATGGTGGCTATGCGGTCAGCGATTATCGCACGGTCGAAAAACGGTTTGGTTCGATGGCCGATATCCGCAAAATTGCCAAAACCTTCCGCACCAAAAATATGTTGCTGGAACTGGATCTGGTGTTAAACCATACCTCTAACGAGCATGAATGGGCGAAAAAAGCGCTGCAGGGCGAGAAAGAATATCAAGACATGTATTACATGTACGATGATCGCTCGATGCCGGATGCCTTTGAGCAAACCCTGCCGGAAATTTTTCCGGAAAACGCACCGGGCAATTTCACCTATCTACCGACCATCAATAAATGGGTGTTCACGGTCTTTAACACCTACCAGTGGGATCTGAATTACACCAACCCGAAAGTCTTTATTGAGATGATCAAGATCCTGCTCAATTTGGCCAATCAGGGGGTAGATGTTCTGCGTCTTGATGCTGTGGCCTTTATGTGGAAAAAACTGGGCACACAGAGCCAGAACTTAGACGAAGCACATATCCTGCTGCAGCTGTTTAAAGCGTGTACCAAAATTGCCGCACCGGGTGCGATCTTCAAAGCCGAAGCGATTGTCCAGCCGATTGAGATTGTGAAATACCTCGGTGGTGGCACTGTCGATGAGTGCGAAATTGCCTATAACGCTTCGTACATGGTGTATCTGTGGGATGCGATGGCAACACAGAACAAACGTATTCTGGAACATGGTCTGCAGAATATTCCTCGCTTACCGAAAGGTACTACATGGATCAACTACATCCGTTGTCACGATGACATCGGTTTAGGTTACGCCGATCAGGATATTCTGGCTGCAGGTTACAATCCGTTTGATCATAAACAATTCATGATCTCGTACTACGTAGGGGAATTTGCTGGTAGTCCGGCGAAAGGCCAGCGGTTCATGTATAACCCGAAAACTCAGGATGCGCGTATTACCGGGGCAACGGCCACTTTGCTGGGGCTGGAAAAAGGGTTGGAAGAGGGTAATGCAGAGCTAATCGAACAAGCGATCCGGAAGACCTTGCTGATGCACAGTGGCATTATGTCATTCGGTGGTATTCCGCTGGTTTATTACGGCGATGAATTGGCTTGTACGAATGATTATTCATTCTTGGAAGACCCAAGTAAACACGATGATAACCGTTGGTTGAACCGCCCGATCATCGATTGGAAGAAAGCCGCAAAACGTAACGATGCCAGCACCATCGAGCATCGGGTGTTCAATGCGCTAAAACGCATGATCGCATTGCGTAAATCCATTCCTGAGTTTTACAACGAAAATAACTACCAACTGGTCAAAAATGAAAACCAGCATGTGTTTTCATTCCTGCGTGAACGTGACTGGCACAAAACCTTGGTGCTGATGAATATGTCAGCTCAACAGCAAACGTTGTCGCAAGCTATTCTGGAACAAACTGGTTTTGGTCACTACGTTTACGACCAATATCAGCAGCAAGATGTTGCGCTGGA
This window contains:
- the ugpC gene encoding sn-glycerol-3-phosphate ABC transporter ATP-binding protein UgpC, producing MADLKLNKVIKRFGEVQTIHGVDLDIKHGEFVVFVGPSGCGKSTLLRMIAGLETISDGEVIIDGLTVNDVSPSDRGIAMVFQSYALYPHMTVKENMSFGLRLAKRPKEEIEQRVGEAARILKLEPLLDRLPKQLSGGQRQRVAIGRTIVRNPKVFLFDEPLSNLDAELRVQMRVEISKLHEQLGNTMVYVTHDQVEAMTMADKIVVLRDGRVEQVGAPLELYHNPVNQFVAGFIGSPRMNFLNAQVLQMDGVKAQLQLSGGEQFSMTLDRPVKVGDVLLMGIRPEHLLIGETGDINISLNVDVVEALGGTTFAYTQYAGEDQVVVVTDGSHIIPRGKTIDVSFKLEHAHLFDTSTAGSLLQQQKAPIVAKILSAA
- a CDS encoding amylosucrase yields the protein MSVNRDKLLHDVVSLLSKKHAGKDLSEFLVRLGAQFGEVFVKFTRLYGDRADFTNRFSELVLALAEMHLAREPELRDLDRQREEDKDWIMSPNWVATMLYVDRFSKNLKGFMQKIDYLEELGVNYVHLMPLLKMPQEANDGGYAVSDYRTVEKRFGSMADIRKIAKTFRTKNMLLELDLVLNHTSNEHEWAKKALQGEKEYQDMYYMYDDRSMPDAFEQTLPEIFPENAPGNFTYLPTINKWVFTVFNTYQWDLNYTNPKVFIEMIKILLNLANQGVDVLRLDAVAFMWKKLGTQSQNLDEAHILLQLFKACTKIAAPGAIFKAEAIVQPIEIVKYLGGGTVDECEIAYNASYMVYLWDAMATQNKRILEHGLQNIPRLPKGTTWINYIRCHDDIGLGYADQDILAAGYNPFDHKQFMISYYVGEFAGSPAKGQRFMYNPKTQDARITGATATLLGLEKGLEEGNAELIEQAIRKTLLMHSGIMSFGGIPLVYYGDELACTNDYSFLEDPSKHDDNRWLNRPIIDWKKAAKRNDASTIEHRVFNALKRMIALRKSIPEFYNENNYQLVKNENQHVFSFLRERDWHKTLVLMNMSAQQQTLSQAILEQTGFGHYVYDQYQQQDVALENGVVTLEPFQFLWLKQK